Genomic segment of Petrotoga sp. 9PW.55.5.1:
GTGACATTTTTATCTCTTTACCACTTGTTTCAGTAATCAAAGTGCAAATTACTTGATCTAAAGGATAAACTTTTTTTTGCTTCTTAAACTTGATAGTTTTTGTTGAAGGATCTATAAAATAAATCGTTGAGATAATAAAACTATATGCTAAATATTCAAAATATTTTTGAATTGTGTCAACAGATTTTATCGATTCACTTAAATCGTTTAAGATTGAACGCCAGGAAAATCTCTGACCAATTATTCCAGGAAGTTTTTTAAATATTTCAATTATAATTCCTCTTGAATTCATATATTTTTCAGCATCGCCTAGAATAAAATCGCGATATATGTTTTTAGTTTGTTCTGTAATTTTACCTTCGATCATATATTCATCTATTACTTTTGGAAATCCGCCAAAATTGATATATTTTAAAAAATATTCTTGTAAAAAAGAATATCGAAAATTTAAACCTTTGATATCTTCTTCGCCAAGCGAAACAATTTCTCTTAGATTTAATGAATCTATCTCTATTCCCCTTGCTTTTAGATATTCGTTGAACGTTAAAGGTAAAAACACTAGATCTTTACCCACGCCTCTTCTTCCTGGCATTCTTTCGCTTGATACTTTCAAGTCATAAGCAGATGAACCTGTTAAGATAACCACTGCATTAACTATTAAGCCTATATCTACCAAATACTTAATCGCACTCTGCCAATTATTAACCATTGTTATTTCGTCTATAAATATGTAAGTTCTTTCGTTTTTTGAAATATTGAAGGATTGTAAATAAATTTTTATTATGTCAGCCAGTTCCGACTTATCTTTGATCATATCGCATGTAAAAAATAATATACGTAGGGGGTCAATATTATCTTCGATTAACTTCCTAATAAATAATTTAATAAAAGTAGTTTTTCCCACCTGTCTCGGACCCCTTATAGTATATATACCGAATTTATCAACAGGAATATTTGAAAAAAGTTTCTCTGGATAATATTTGAAATTACTTTTTTCATAATTGATTATATTTCTATCCTGGTATATGGTCATCTTATCTCTCCACCAAGGATTCATGATGTGCAAGTCCTCAAAGTCCATTTATAATCCCACCTCTAATCCAAAATTTCCCTACTACGAATTAATTATATCATAAAGTGAAGGTTTTTATCTAAGGTATTTGACAAAAACGCACGGTTTTGTCGAATTGATTAGACAAAAATCTACACTCTAATCTTACAGAAAAACTCACAGAACAAACATAGAAAACAATAAACAAACTATATTAAAAAGTTGACTTTAAAAATTATGCTATAATAAAAATATGATGCGATATGGGCATATTTGTTGGATATTTTCAGATAAGTCCCTGAATGATGAAATTTATTCGAGTGATGTTAGAAAGGTCGCACCAGAAAAAGCGAAAACGGTTATATGGTATCCAATCTGAGAGATATAAGCGAGGATTTCCAGAAAACTGAAAACAGAGTATATTATTGTGGTCAGAAAATAGATAGGTGGTGAAAAAATTGTTAACATTAATAAAAGATGCAGAAGTTTACTCTCCTTCTTATGAAGGAAAGAAAGATGTCTTAATAGGTGGAGGAAAGATTTTATACATTCAAGAAAATATAAAATTAGATACAAATTTACAGGTAGATATAGTTGATGGAGAGGGTTATCTATTAGTTCCTGGTTTTATCGATTCTCACGTACATATTGTTGGTGGAGGTGGAGAAGGGGGATACAATACCAGAACTCCAGAAATTACCCTTTCTCAAATAGTAAAAGGCGGAATAACTACGTTGGTAGGTGTATTAGGAACAGATAATGCAACAAGAAGTATGGAGAACTTAATAGCTAAGGCTAAATCATTAAATGTAGAAGGAATTAGTTGTTACGCATATACTGGTTCTTATCATTTGCCTTTGAAGACTTTTACCAAAAGAATTATAGACGATATAGTTTTTATTGAAGAAATCATAGGTGTTGGAGAAATAGCTATTTCAGATCATCGAGGTTCTCAACCTACGATAGAAGAGTTGACAAGATTAACTTCGGATGCAAGAGTTGGAGGTATTTTGTCGAAAAAAGCTGGTATTGTCAATGTTCATGTTGGAAGAGGCAAAAATTTTGTAGACCCTTTAATAGAAGTGGTTAAGAACTCAGATTTGCCTATTACCCAGTTCTTGCCAACTCATATGAACAAAGGTAAAGAATCTATTCAGGTATGCAAAGAATTTATTGACTTAGGAGGGAGAGTGGATTTTACAACTAGTAGTTCTGAAAAGAGAAGCAAAGATGATTTTTCAAAACCTTCTAAAGCCTTGAAAACTTTATTGGACGAAGGGGTAAATATAGATAATATTTCTTTTTCTTCTGATGGTCAAGGAAGTCTACCAAAGTTTGATGAAAAAGGTAATTTCTTAAAATTGGATGTAGCAGATGTATGTACGCTTTTTGAAGAGGTAAGAGATTGCGTGATTCAAGAAAATATCCCATTAGAAGAGGCCTTAAAAGTCATTACTTCTAATCCTGCTAATTTTCTTAAATTAGAAAACAAAGGGCAAATAAAAGAAGGCTTCGATGCAGATTTGGTGTTATTACAAAAAGACACTTTGAATATTGAAAAAGTCATGGCAAAAGGGAAACTTCTAATAACCATTTTCTAAAAGATTTTTCAAAATCTAATATTGAAGAAGTTATAATGAAAATAAAAAAGTGTGGAGCCACAAAAGTAGCTCCAACTCATTGTAGTGGTGATTTAGCGAGAAATTTATTCAAAGCAAATTTCAAAGGCAATTTTATAGAGATAGGAACGGGATCAGAAATAGAAATTTAGTTATTTACTGTTATGAATAACTCAATTTTAAATTTTTGTTTTTTATCTCTTTTTTGATAGTGGCTATAAAATCTTTTCTTGAAATATTTTCCACTGTTTTCCCATCTCTGGTTCTTACATTTATGGTATCACCACTTACTTCCTTTTCCCCAAAAACTATCATGTAAGGTATCTTTTTCATCTGTTCGCTTCGTATTTTGTAACCAACAGTTGAATCAGAGTCATTTACATAAACTCTAATATTTTCTTTGTCAAGTTCTTGAGCAAACTTCTTTGCTTCTTCATTGTACTTTTCAGAAACAGGAATTATGGAAATTTGCGTTGGAGATAGCCAAGTTGGAAATTCTCCAGCAAAATTTTCTACTAATATACCAAAAAACCTTTCTAGAGAACCCAAAATAGCCCTATGAATCATTACAGGTCTTTTTTGTTCGTCATTTTCATCTGCATAAACCAGGTCAAACCTTTCTGGCATTTGAAAATCAAGTTGAATAGTGGTACACTGCCATTTTCTTCCTAATGAATCAGTTAGATTAAAATCAATCTTGGGACCATAGAAAGCTCCTTCTCCCTCATCAATCCGATATTTAATGTTAGATTTTTCCAAAGCTAGTTTTAAGGCGTTTGTGGCTCTTTCCCAGCTTTCCAAATCTCCCATGTGATCTTCAGGCATTGTACTCAATATTGCCTCGTATTTAAAATCAAACGTTGAATATATCTCATTTGTGAGTTGTATGACTTTTATTATTTCTTCTTCTATTTGTGATTGAGTACAGAAAATATGGGCATCATCTTGTGTGAAAGCTCTTACTCTAAATAATCCATGTAAAACTCCACTTCTTTCATACCTGTGAACTTTACCGAATTCAAACATTCTTATCGGAAGATCTCTGTAACTTATAAACTTATTCTTATATATTAAGATATGGCCAGGACAATTCATAGGTTTTACAGCCATAGGCATATCTTCTTTTTCTGTAAAGAACATGTTCTCTTGATAATGATCCCAGTGACCAGATTGATGCCATAATTTAATGTTCATTATTTGTGGAGTTTCAACCTCTTCGTATCCATATTTCTTGTGAATCTCTCGTGAAAAAGACATTAATTCGTTCAGTATAATCTTACCATTTGGTAAAAAGAAAGGCATACCTGGCGCCATTTCGGATTGCAACATAAATAAATCTAATTTAGGACCTAGTTTTCTATGATCTCTTTTTTTTGCTTCTTCCAACATAGTTAGATAATCTTCTAAGTCTTTCTTTTTTGAAAAAGCCGTTGCATATATCCTTTGAAGCATCTTATTATTTTCATTTCCTCGCCAATATGCCCCCGAAACTGAAAGAAGTTTAAAATATTTAACGTATCCAGTTGAAGGAAGATGAGGACCCCTACATAGATCAAAGAAATCTCCTTGGTAATAAACGGAAACTTTATTCCCTGGAAGTTCCTCAATCAATTCAACTTTGTACGGTTGATCCTTAAATAATTCTTTAGCCTCTTCTTTGGAAAGTTCTTTTCTTGTTATAGAGATATCTTCTTTTATAATTTTTTTCATTTCTTCTTCTATTTTTGAAAAATCTTCTTCTGAGAGACTGTATCCTTCAATATCAAAATCATAGTAAAATCCATCTTCTATAACTGGTCCTATAGCCAATTTCACTTTATCTTTTCCAAAGATTATTACCACTGCTTGAGCCATAATGTGAGCCATTGTATGCCTATATATTTTAGGAGCTATTTCATCACCTAAAGTTATCAGTTTAATGGTAGAATCTTCGGTAATAGAAGTATTTAAATCCTTTAACTCACCATTTATTTCTGCAGCAATAGAGTTCCTAAATAACCCCTCAGATATACTTTTTGCTATATCCGCCGGTGTTACTCCCTTTTCGAATTCTTTAACCGAATTATCAGGAAAAGTTATTTTAACCATTTAATCACCTCTGATTATATCGTTAAACTTTCAAGTTTTGCTTTTAAATCTCTTTCTATAAGTTTATCTATAATTTCATCTAAGTCACCATCAAGTAATTCATTTATTCTATGAGTTGTATAATGAATTCTGTGATCTGTAATTCTGTTTTGTGGGAAATTATAAGTTCTGATTTTTTCGCTTCTATCCCCGCTACCTATTTGAGATTTTCTTTCTTGAATAAGTTGAGATTGTTGCTCATTCAATTTTATTTCAAAAAGCTTAGTTCGTAATATGTTTAATGCTTTCTCTTTGTTTTGGTGCTGAGACCTTTCATTTTGACAAGTAACCACTATCCCTGTTGGAAGATGAGTTATTCTAACTGCCGAATCCGTTTTATTTACGTATTGACCTCCTGCACCACTTGCTCTGTAAGTATCTATCCTTAAATCATTTTCGTTAATTTGAACATCTATATCTGTAGCTTCTGGCAGAACAGCCACTGTTGCGGTTGATGTATGTATTCTTCCAGAAGATTCTGTTTGAGGCACGCGTTGCACCCTGTGTACTCCGCTTTCATATTTAAATCTCCTGTAAACATCTTTTCCTTTTATTTTTATTATAGCGGTTTTTATTCCCCCTAGTTCGTTTTCGTTAAGATCTAGTGTTTCATACTTCCAACCCTTTCTTTCGGCATAACGGAGATACATTCTCATCAATTCTGAAGCAAAAAGACTTGCTTCGTCCCCGCCTGTTCCTGCCCTTATTTCCATTATTATATTTCTTTCATCGTATTTATCTTGTGTAACTAAACCTTCCAAAATCCGTTTTTCTATCTTCCCTTCTTTTTTTTCTATCTCACTTAGCATAGATTGATATTCTTCCTCAGAAATCTCTCCATCGTCATACATTTCTTTCAAGGTTTTCTTATCTTCTAACACTTCTTCATAACTACTAAATAGACCATCTAATTCCGATAAACGAGAATGATCTTGACCTAGTTTTTTCAGTTGTTCTACATCATTGGTTACCTCTGGATCACTTAATTGTTTTTCCAATTCTTCTATTTTTTTCTTAACTTCCTCTTTAAAATCTAATATGTTCAAAGGTTTGGTGTAAAAACACCTTTCCTCCTTCCCAAAAAATTAATTTCGTTATATTTTGAAATTTTATTCTACAAATCCGATCCCAATGGTTCCCGGACCTCCATGAACTCCAATTACTGATTCTAAAGGACCAGACTGTATCTCTACTTTACCATTCAACTTTTCTTTTAGTAGATTTACAAAGTAATTTTCATCTTCGTCAAATAAAGC
This window contains:
- a CDS encoding ATP-binding protein; protein product: MDFEDLHIMNPWWRDKMTIYQDRNIINYEKSNFKYYPEKLFSNIPVDKFGIYTIRGPRQVGKTTFIKLFIRKLIEDNIDPLRILFFTCDMIKDKSELADIIKIYLQSFNISKNERTYIFIDEITMVNNWQSAIKYLVDIGLIVNAVVILTGSSAYDLKVSSERMPGRRGVGKDLVFLPLTFNEYLKARGIEIDSLNLREIVSLGEEDIKGLNFRYSFLQEYFLKYINFGGFPKVIDEYMIEGKITEQTKNIYRDFILGDAEKYMNSRGIIIEIFKKLPGIIGQRFSWRSILNDLSESIKSVDTIQKYFEYLAYSFIISTIYFIDPSTKTIKFKKQKKVYPLDQVICTLITETSGKEIKMSQRIEQITLRHLLNLNKLSTYALNLYNGPYFWYSDRGNEIDFVIEENEGLFPIEVKFQNNITKSDYFSMKKVFGKGVLITKNTLAKEENIVIMPAWLFFALLI
- the iadA gene encoding beta-aspartyl-peptidase, translated to MLTLIKDAEVYSPSYEGKKDVLIGGGKILYIQENIKLDTNLQVDIVDGEGYLLVPGFIDSHVHIVGGGGEGGYNTRTPEITLSQIVKGGITTLVGVLGTDNATRSMENLIAKAKSLNVEGISCYAYTGSYHLPLKTFTKRIIDDIVFIEEIIGVGEIAISDHRGSQPTIEELTRLTSDARVGGILSKKAGIVNVHVGRGKNFVDPLIEVVKNSDLPITQFLPTHMNKGKESIQVCKEFIDLGGRVDFTTSSSEKRSKDDFSKPSKALKTLLDEGVNIDNISFSSDGQGSLPKFDEKGNFLKLDVADVCTLFEEVRDCVIQENIPLEEALKVITSNPANFLKLENKGQIKEGFDADLVLLQKDTLNIEKVMAKGKLLITIF
- the thrS gene encoding threonine--tRNA ligase, with the protein product MVKITFPDNSVKEFEKGVTPADIAKSISEGLFRNSIAAEINGELKDLNTSITEDSTIKLITLGDEIAPKIYRHTMAHIMAQAVVIIFGKDKVKLAIGPVIEDGFYYDFDIEGYSLSEEDFSKIEEEMKKIIKEDISITRKELSKEEAKELFKDQPYKVELIEELPGNKVSVYYQGDFFDLCRGPHLPSTGYVKYFKLLSVSGAYWRGNENNKMLQRIYATAFSKKKDLEDYLTMLEEAKKRDHRKLGPKLDLFMLQSEMAPGMPFFLPNGKIILNELMSFSREIHKKYGYEEVETPQIMNIKLWHQSGHWDHYQENMFFTEKEDMPMAVKPMNCPGHILIYKNKFISYRDLPIRMFEFGKVHRYERSGVLHGLFRVRAFTQDDAHIFCTQSQIEEEIIKVIQLTNEIYSTFDFKYEAILSTMPEDHMGDLESWERATNALKLALEKSNIKYRIDEGEGAFYGPKIDFNLTDSLGRKWQCTTIQLDFQMPERFDLVYADENDEQKRPVMIHRAILGSLERFFGILVENFAGEFPTWLSPTQISIIPVSEKYNEEAKKFAQELDKENIRVYVNDSDSTVGYKIRSEQMKKIPYMIVFGEKEVSGDTINVRTRDGKTVENISRKDFIATIKKEIKNKNLKLSYS
- the prfA gene encoding peptide chain release factor 1, whose amino-acid sequence is MNILDFKEEVKKKIEELEKQLSDPEVTNDVEQLKKLGQDHSRLSELDGLFSSYEEVLEDKKTLKEMYDDGEISEEEYQSMLSEIEKKEGKIEKRILEGLVTQDKYDERNIIMEIRAGTGGDEASLFASELMRMYLRYAERKGWKYETLDLNENELGGIKTAIIKIKGKDVYRRFKYESGVHRVQRVPQTESSGRIHTSTATVAVLPEATDIDVQINENDLRIDTYRASGAGGQYVNKTDSAVRITHLPTGIVVTCQNERSQHQNKEKALNILRTKLFEIKLNEQQSQLIQERKSQIGSGDRSEKIRTYNFPQNRITDHRIHYTTHRINELLDGDLDEIIDKLIERDLKAKLESLTI